A window of Trichoderma atroviride chromosome 3, complete sequence contains these coding sequences:
- a CDS encoding uncharacterized protein (EggNog:ENOG41~SECRETED:SignalP(1-21)) produces the protein MFPIPILLATIFTIFYRQTMAAKVVSTVVRLGDISYYMHPLAPSDSQLDISTFERDAVAEACTMLTIDGQFPSTGELQGILDDFRAKDDVWSREFTGAIIVQTTDIERKLTGEEKDTLRSLGACNIGFLYSSELEAQLPQGPYFLHHGQLHQVYRLYPDTADAFIVSTVPDDGDGFRSLDVSAYGEQFPSALTVAVPSRLYYTKSTEKPYAGLRVAIKDIIDLKGLKTGASSRAYTELYPAKEESAEIVQRLIKLGFVIVGKLKTTQFADSEWPTRDWVDYHGPWNPRGDGYLTPSGSSAGSASAVSTYTWLDVSLGTDTLGSIRSPSAAQGIFGMRPTLGAANTTGVVPYSSNWDTVGGFARTAAEFKTLAQALYGSAETEGKVYEKPNKLICLADYWPVEHEESQRVMENFIKRVESFLGVNRTNINLADTWTRTRPEGTDESISKYFHHAFDWSANRDQWTGLLQPFIKEYTHKMGKPPVLNPQVRFKVDYTPTVTAEQKAEGERLLKTYHDWFYEHVMPPARDGYSSSIIVLPWTDGQPVYRDEYKSGPQEFTGQGFFFYNVGPYAQCPELIFPVGTTPYTSKFTQRIEQLPAAVGFIAAKGSDIMLADFVSKLFEDSYTVIEAEQDQAPLT, from the exons ATGTTTCCAATTCCAATACTACTCGCAACAATATTCACCATCTTCTACAGACAAACCATGGCTGCAAAGGTGGTGTCGACGGTCGTCCGCCTCGGCGATATATCGTACTACATGCACCCTTTGGCCCCTTCT GATTCTCAACTGGACATATCGACTTTCGAACGTGATGCGGTTGCTGAAGCGTGTACTATGCTTACGATTGACGGTCAATTTCCTAGCACGGGTGAGCTCCAGGGCATCTTGGATGACTTTAGAGCTAAAGATGACGTCTGGTCGCGGGAATTCACTGGGGCCATAATTGTCCAGACGACCGACATTGAACGAAAACTcacgggagaagaaaaggacacTCTTCGTAGCCTTGGGGCTTGCAACATAGGTTTTCTCTACAGTAGCGAGCTGGAAGCCCAGCTTCCTCAGGGTCCTTATTTTCTGCATCACGGCCAACTTCATCAGGTTTACCGGCTGTACCCAGATACTGCAGATGCTTTTATAGTCTCTACCGTtccagatgatggcgatgg CTTTCGATCTCTAGATGTTTCCGCGTACGGAGAACAGTTTCCATCCGCTCTCACTGTCGCCGTACCCTCTCGACTATACTATACCAAATCAACGGAGAAGCCGTATGCTGGTCTTCGCGTAGCAATAAAAGACATTATAGATTTGAAAGGGCTCAAGACGGGAGCTTCTTCGCGGGCGTACACGGAGCTCTATCcggccaaagaagaaagcgcAGAAATAGTCCAGCGGCTTATCAAATTGGGCTTTGTGATTGTTGGAAAGCTAAAGACTACACAATTTGCAGATTCGGAATGGCCAACCAGAGACTGGGTCGACTACCATGGACCTTGGAATCCGCGTGGAGACGGCTATCTCACGCCCAGCGGAAGCAGTGCTGGCAGCGCTTCCGCTGTTTCTACGTATACGTGGCTTGATGTGTCCTTGGGCACAGATA CTTTGGGGAGCATCAGATCACCTTCAGCAGCTCAGGGAATTTTCGGAATGAGGCCCACTCTTGGGGCCGCAAACACCACAGGTGTAGTCCCATACAGCTC CAACTGGGACACGGTTGGTGGATTTGCCCGCACGGCAGCGGAATTCAAGACTCTCGCACAAGCACTATACGGCTCAGCAGAGACCGAAGGAAAAGTTTACGAG AAGCCAAATAAGTTAATCTGCTTGGCCGACTACTGGCCAGTTGAGCATGAAGAAAGCCAGCGAGTCATGGAAAATTTTATCAAGCGCGTTGAAAGCTTTCTAGGAGTAAATCGTACGAATATCAATCTCGCAGACACATGGACTCGAACTCGTCCAGAAGGGACAGATGAATCCATCAGCAAGTATTTTCATCACGCCTTCGACTGGTCTGCCAACCGTGATCAGTGGACAGGACTTCTTCAGCCTTTCATCAAAGAATACACGCATAAGATGGGCAAACCACCCGTCCTCAATCCACAGGTTCGATTTAAAGT GGATTATACACCGACAGTaacagcagagcagaaggCAGAGGGCGAGAGGCTTCTCAAAACCTACCACGACTGGTTCTATGAGCATGTGATGCCGCCTGCAAGGGATGGCTACTCTAGCAGTATCATCGTTCTCCCCTGGACGGATGGCCAGCCTGTCTACAGAGATGAGTATAAGAGCGGGCCACAAGAGTTTACAGGCCagggtttctttttttacaacGTAGGCCCTTATGCTCAATGTCCGGAGCTCATTTTTCCTG
- a CDS encoding uncharacterized protein (EggNog:ENOG41) encodes MAPEITSWEELLWVSEEFDDETEDFQYTAIAKVDDDRVFYSEINKPKADITFQEITASLTRIPDDEIFPPWPQAFTTTKAPQELPLGIFIKRPQVGKYDIFSKHKVVHLLRDGFAEEAEVMEMLRSQPHPNIVGYHGCHVRRGYITGLVLDRHLYDLNNFLKSGQAIQDKELFMESLHSAIYHLHALGWAHNDLNPSNVLVAEDGRPIVIDFGSSRRIGEKLSTSRGTKGWIDCEMKDYTTSETHHDTFALNKICTWLSNPTFED; translated from the coding sequence atggcgCCTGAGATTACCAGCTGGGAAGAATTACTTTGGGTATCTGAAGAATTTGACGATGAAACCGAAGACTTCCAATATACCGCAATCGCAAAGGTGGACGATGACCGGGTATTTTACAGCGAGATAaacaagccaaaggcagACATCACGTTTCAAGAAATCACCGCCTCCCTCACTCGAATTCCTGACGACGAAATCTTCCCACCGTGGCCCCAAGCTTTCACTACAACCAAGGCTCCTCAAGAGCTCCCTCTAGGCATTTTCATCAAACGGCCTCAAGTAGGAAAGTATGACATATTCTCAAAGCATAAAGTCGTGCATCTCCTTCGCGATGGATTTGCAGAGGAGGCAGAAGTCATGGAAATGCTAAGGAGCCAACCTCACCCGAATATTGTTGGATACCATGGTTGCCATGTCCGGCGTGGATATATCACTGGACTTGTCCTGGACCGACACCTCTACGACTTGAACAATTTCCTAAAGAGTGGCCAAGCCATCCAAGATAAAGAGCTCTTTATGGAATCACTGCACTCGGCAATTTATCACTTGCACGCTCTTGGCTGGGCCCATAACGACCTTAACCCCTCAAACGTCCTTGTGGCAGAGGACGGTAGGCCCATTGTGATTGACTTTGGCTCGTCTCGGAGAATTGGGGAGAAACTGTCAACTAGCCGTGGTACGAAAGGCTGGATTGATTGCGAGATGAAAGACTATACAACGTCAGAGACACATCATGATACATTTGCTCTCAACAAAATCTGTACGTGGTTAAGTAACCCGACATTTGAGGATTGA
- a CDS encoding uncharacterized protein (EggNog:ENOG41): protein MASIPIKRLQLKAQLPRVLRTIGKKHSYGLYQQPARLKHRSNAILAACLPTQTYPFNRPFMSSSAQRQPRSIGMEWYDLSPARQIQWMLESGDNKWGWAIYRCTYKPELQGPWEKFKNLVECRIQKAIVDSDAPDIAKKLDLAWIEDSQLEGALLSELKRRFREWVRTETQHFNFDISAHSSELGSRYSHFIQVDEESLVSCLRECGVDLHGGHVNIVRGWADGLAPEEATDEFGDALDAEDWMKIPASEIMPSTYMEFDNDEMWYVNYTQPPNVCNARW from the coding sequence ATGGCTTCTATACCAATAAAGCGGCTACAGCTAAAAGCTCAATTGCCGAGAGTACTCAGAACTATAGGCAAGAAGCACTCTTATGGCCTTTATCAACAGCCGGCGCGTCTCAAGCATCGCTCCAACGCGATTCTAGCAGCTTGCTTGCCAACTCAAACATATCCATTCAACCGGCCTTTCATGTCAAGCAGCGCGCAAAGGCAGCCGAGATCGATTGGCATGGAATGGTATGACCTCTCGCCCGCGCGCCAAATCCAGTGGATGCTAGAATCTGGAGACAACAAATGGGGCTGGGCCATCTACCGATGCACTTACAAGCCAGAGCTCCAGGGCCCTTGGGAGAAGTTCAAGAACCTCGTCGAATGCAGGATACAAAAGGCCATTGTAGATTCAGATGCTCCTGACAtcgccaagaagctcgacTTGGCCTGGATCGAGGATTCTCAGCTTGAAGGTGCACTGCTGAGTGAACTGAAGCGTAGATTCAGGGAGTGGGTGCGCACTGAAACGCAACACTTCAACTTCGATATAAGTGCTCACTCTTCTGAACTCGGTTCAAGGTACTCACACTTTATCCAAGTCGACGAGGAAAGCCTGGTGAGCTGTCTTCGTGAATGTGGTGTTGATCTTCATGGAGGGCATGTGAATATTGTTCGGGGTTGGGCAGATGGTCTCGCGCCTGAGGAGGCGACAGATGAGTTTGGTGACGCCCTCGATGCTGAGGACTGGATGAAGATTCCGGCAAGCGAGATCATGCCCAGCACTTATATGGAGTTTGACAACGATGAAATGTGGTATGTCAACTATACGCAACCGCCGAACGTGTGCAATGCACGTTGGTAG